One segment of Tamlana crocina DNA contains the following:
- a CDS encoding NAD(P)H-dependent oxidoreductase — MNTPNIAQEDVLNAFNYRHATKEFDASQPLTDDQINFILKTANLSPSSFGFEPWHFVVVQDKELREILKPVAWGAPLKLDTASHFILGLAMKAPMVKHDADYIEYMMKEVKQLPEDVIEMYSKFYREFQERDFNLNTDKKLFDWSSKQTYIALGNMMTAAALTGIDSCPIEGFHQEKAEALLREKFGVDTEKYGLAFMVAFGYRKAEPPHAKTRRDLEDIVTWK; from the coding sequence ATGAATACACCCAACATTGCACAAGAAGATGTTCTAAACGCATTCAATTACCGTCATGCAACTAAAGAGTTTGATGCATCTCAACCTTTAACAGACGACCAAATCAATTTCATTTTGAAAACAGCCAATTTATCGCCGAGTTCCTTTGGTTTCGAACCTTGGCATTTTGTGGTTGTACAAGACAAAGAGCTTCGCGAAATTTTAAAACCAGTAGCTTGGGGAGCGCCATTAAAATTAGATACTGCAAGCCATTTTATTTTGGGCCTCGCCATGAAGGCACCCATGGTAAAGCATGACGCCGACTACATAGAATATATGATGAAAGAGGTTAAACAACTTCCAGAAGATGTCATAGAAATGTATTCAAAATTTTATAGAGAATTTCAAGAGCGCGATTTCAATTTAAACACAGACAAGAAATTGTTCGATTGGTCGTCAAAACAAACCTACATTGCTTTAGGAAATATGATGACAGCTGCTGCTTTAACGGGCATAGACTCTTGCCCAATTGAAGGCTTCCATCAAGAAAAGGCCGAAGCTCTATTGCGTGAAAAATTTGGTGTCGACACCGAAAAATATGGTTTAGCATTTATGGTTGCTTTCGGATACAGGAAAGCTGAACCACCGCATGCCAAAACCAGAAGAGACTTAGAGGACATTGTAACTTGGAAGTAA
- a CDS encoding FecR domain-containing protein — translation MTEEEILNLLKNYRNGTLSDIEKDKLEAWYLYESSSSKKGLNENQLESSFKYIKSKLPVKRNPKVIGLWKRMAVAASVVLVMATGLYYFTRTSVSQVQLTEEVKEIAPGGNKGVLTLSNGKQIILDNLANNDTVVSEGEKDEVTIKMNPNGLVSYQVGPSTGNNGGPDTFNTLSTPIGGQYSIILSDDTKVYLNATSLLKYPTHFKGDKREVELEGEAYFEVAKDKSKPFFVKFKNQTIEVLGTHFNVQAYNNESFTKTTLIEGSIALSYKDKKNIIRPGQQAKVNEETSSIVVGSVDTATAVAWKNGRFKFDNADLKMVMKQLERWYDIQVEYRGDIPDLKFNGGTFMNKNLSEVLKVLELSNIKFEVEGKTIIVYP, via the coding sequence ATGACAGAAGAAGAGATTTTAAACTTACTAAAAAATTACAGAAACGGAACTTTATCTGATATAGAAAAGGATAAGTTAGAGGCATGGTATTTATATGAATCTTCAAGTAGTAAAAAGGGTTTAAACGAAAACCAGCTAGAAAGCAGCTTTAAATATATTAAATCTAAACTGCCTGTTAAACGAAATCCAAAGGTTATTGGTCTATGGAAACGTATGGCTGTAGCAGCTTCGGTTGTTTTAGTAATGGCTACCGGATTATATTATTTTACAAGAACATCAGTCTCTCAAGTTCAATTAACGGAAGAGGTAAAAGAAATAGCCCCAGGAGGAAACAAAGGAGTGCTGACACTATCTAATGGTAAACAAATTATTTTAGACAACTTGGCAAATAATGATACCGTTGTAAGCGAAGGCGAGAAAGATGAGGTAACCATTAAAATGAATCCTAACGGACTTGTTTCGTATCAAGTTGGTCCTAGTACAGGTAATAATGGTGGTCCAGATACTTTTAACACCTTATCAACCCCAATAGGTGGGCAATATAGTATTATTCTTTCAGATGATACCAAAGTCTATTTAAATGCAACTTCTTTATTAAAATACCCAACACATTTTAAGGGAGATAAAAGAGAGGTTGAACTAGAAGGGGAAGCATATTTTGAAGTCGCGAAAGATAAGAGTAAGCCATTTTTTGTGAAATTTAAAAATCAAACCATTGAAGTTTTAGGAACACATTTTAATGTTCAGGCTTATAACAATGAATCTTTTACTAAAACCACCTTGATAGAGGGAAGTATTGCGCTCTCATATAAAGATAAAAAAAACATTATAAGGCCAGGCCAACAGGCTAAAGTAAACGAAGAAACAAGTTCTATTGTGGTTGGCAGCGTCGATACTGCAACTGCTGTGGCCTGGAAAAACGGAAGGTTTAAGTTTGATAATGCCGACTTAAAAATGGTAATGAAACAGTTAGAACGATGGTACGATATTCAAGTGGAGTATAGAGGAGATATACCTGATTTGAAATTTAACGGAGGAACTTTTATGAATAAAAATTTATCTGAAGTATTAAAAGTACTTGAGCTCAGCAATATAAAATTTGAGGTTGAAGGGAAAACTATTATTGTATACCCGTAA
- a CDS encoding RNA polymerase sigma-70 factor, which yields MSVYNKYSDELLLDFLKEDNHQAYTVIFNRYCKLLTNHAYKILQSQDDANDIVQEVFVAIWNKRYELNIKGSLASYLFKATKNRILNHIAHEKVVSRYAESILGFIENNYTFADANQREEELRLIIAKEIECLPDKMREVFVLRKVNHLSYDEIADQLNISDKTAKQQVYNALKKIRAKINPFLIVLIFKLYFFD from the coding sequence TTGTCTGTTTATAATAAATATTCTGATGAGTTACTTTTAGATTTTCTTAAAGAGGACAATCATCAGGCTTATACTGTAATCTTTAACAGGTATTGTAAGCTTTTAACAAACCATGCCTATAAAATTTTACAAAGTCAGGACGATGCAAACGATATTGTTCAGGAAGTATTTGTGGCTATATGGAATAAACGATATGAATTAAATATTAAAGGTTCTCTAGCCTCATATTTGTTTAAGGCAACTAAAAATAGAATATTAAATCATATAGCACATGAAAAAGTTGTATCTCGTTATGCAGAGTCAATATTAGGCTTTATAGAAAATAATTACACCTTTGCAGATGCTAATCAAAGAGAAGAAGAGTTACGTCTTATTATTGCCAAAGAAATTGAATGTCTTCCTGATAAAATGCGTGAAGTTTTCGTTTTGAGAAAAGTTAATCATTTATCTTATGATGAAATTGCCGATCAATTAAATATCTCTGATAAAACAGCCAAACAACAAGTTTATAACGCATTAAAAAAAATAAGAGCTAAAATAAATCCGTTTTTAATTGTTTTAATTTTTAAACTATATTTTTTTGATTAA
- a CDS encoding DUF4437 domain-containing protein, with amino-acid sequence MKSTRIFIAAVLFSVSVFAQTPTTDHRQYKNEVVTIDQVEWSWLNPLRGDKSPAAGKLWGDRTKNEPAGFLVKFKKGFSSPAHIHNITYRGVVIKGLLHNDDEKAEKQWLPSGSYWQQPAGEAHITAANGDDNLALLDFQEGPYLVKPTSEAFDYGEQPVNVDKTNLVWLSANDIEWVSGKSKVETAFLWGSHEKNQLRATLVKLPAGFKGKIKNLSPNFRAVVISGKVTHQFSKKATINVLEPGSYFAAKKMFHPA; translated from the coding sequence ATGAAATCCACTAGAATATTTATAGCTGCCGTTCTGTTTAGCGTTTCTGTTTTTGCACAAACGCCAACAACAGACCACCGACAATATAAAAACGAAGTCGTTACAATAGACCAAGTAGAGTGGAGCTGGCTAAACCCATTACGCGGTGATAAAAGTCCGGCTGCCGGAAAACTTTGGGGCGATCGTACAAAAAATGAACCCGCTGGTTTTTTAGTGAAATTTAAAAAAGGATTTTCTTCGCCTGCCCATATCCACAACATTACGTATCGTGGGGTGGTTATAAAAGGTTTATTGCACAATGATGATGAAAAGGCCGAAAAGCAATGGTTGCCATCGGGTTCTTATTGGCAACAGCCTGCTGGCGAAGCTCATATCACCGCTGCTAACGGTGATGATAATTTAGCATTACTGGATTTTCAGGAAGGTCCATATTTAGTTAAACCAACATCTGAAGCTTTTGATTATGGCGAACAACCTGTTAATGTAGATAAAACCAATTTAGTTTGGTTAAGCGCTAACGATATCGAATGGGTTTCTGGAAAAAGTAAGGTTGAAACCGCATTTTTATGGGGGAGCCACGAAAAAAATCAATTACGTGCTACCTTAGTAAAATTACCTGCTGGATTTAAAGGAAAAATCAAAAATTTAAGTCCAAATTTTAGAGCCGTCGTTATCTCCGGTAAAGTAACTCATCAATTTTCAAAAAAAGCCACCATAAACGTATTAGAACCGGGCTCATATTTTGCCGCCAAAAAAATGTTTCACCCTGCTTAA
- a CDS encoding helix-turn-helix domain-containing protein, with amino-acid sequence MEIEYKKRVIKYNDKEFSCSTSIAMELIGGKWKSVILIYLLNGKKRYNELYKLISTITERTLSLQLKQLEKDGLIARKVYTQKPPLKVEYQLTPLGETLRPVLLAIANWGTLVAEERGEIIE; translated from the coding sequence ATGGAAATTGAGTATAAAAAACGGGTGATAAAGTATAACGATAAGGAATTTTCGTGTTCAACAAGCATTGCTATGGAGTTGATTGGCGGAAAATGGAAAAGTGTTATTCTTATTTATCTTTTAAACGGAAAGAAACGGTATAACGAGTTGTACAAGTTAATATCGACTATTACCGAGCGAACCTTAAGCCTGCAATTAAAGCAGCTAGAAAAGGATGGTTTGATAGCCAGAAAAGTATATACCCAAAAACCACCTTTAAAAGTTGAATATCAATTAACACCTCTTGGTGAAACCTTAAGGCCTGTATTGCTTGCTATTGCTAATTGGGGCACCTTAGTGGCAGAAGAAAGAGGTGAGATTATTGAATAG
- a CDS encoding NAD(P)H-dependent oxidoreductase: MKKVLILFAHPKFEKSRVNATLIERLKNKTHVTFHDLYEHYPSFHINVQHEQELLLQHDIIIWHHPLYWYSSPAILKQWKDLVLEFNWAYGPKGKVLHNKTIFNVITTGGSREVYCSEGYNTYTINEFLRPYEQTANLCGMNYLPPFAVMGTHHLSDDDLFDYANQYEQLIDLLQGDFNATQLSNCYFLNDLEILTA; encoded by the coding sequence ATGAAAAAGGTACTCATACTCTTTGCACACCCAAAATTTGAAAAATCCAGGGTCAATGCAACGCTTATCGAGCGGTTAAAAAACAAAACTCACGTCACTTTTCACGATTTGTACGAGCATTATCCCAGCTTTCACATTAATGTGCAACACGAACAAGAATTATTACTACAGCACGACATCATCATTTGGCACCACCCATTGTATTGGTACAGCAGCCCAGCTATTTTAAAGCAATGGAAAGATTTGGTTTTAGAATTTAATTGGGCCTATGGCCCCAAAGGAAAAGTACTTCATAACAAAACAATCTTCAACGTGATTACCACAGGCGGGTCACGTGAGGTGTATTGTTCTGAAGGCTATAACACTTACACCATAAATGAATTTCTGCGACCTTACGAGCAAACCGCTAATTTATGCGGCATGAATTATTTACCTCCTTTTGCCGTTATGGGAACACATCATTTATCGGATGACGATTTATTTGATTACGCGAACCAATATGAACAGTTAATAGACTTGTTGCAAGGCGATTTTAACGCCACGCAATTATCAAATTGCTATTTCCTTAACGATTTAGA